The genomic interval TCaatgtatacatttatacatatatcataaGTCAGTACCATTCggccacagtgattctactgcggtgtgaatgcgtatatatatatataaattcccCATTAATATGAACCTATAAATGGAATAAACAAAGATTTTACCTTTGAATCGGATTTAGTCAGTGCGTTCAATACTTCTTGTTGCTTGCTGCTCAAGACTTTGAAATTAGATCTGTGAAAAACAGAGCGTATAGAAATCAACAAGATATGTTGAACATCAATTGTGGAcgagtgtaaaagtaagttggcctgacgtttcgatcctagcaggatctttctTCAAAGGCTTTATGActcagtaacagtaacagaagggacacaacaagcacagaatacagacaggttaattaaatgatagaaatgaaatgaaaaactgaaacacaagaatacaagtacaaatacaaataGGGGCCTACAAAGTACAAAGTAAATAAGGAGGATCAACCGAAGGGATACAGTAACAGAGCAGCTGaaatcaaagtaaaataaaacttagcaaattgcttatccactagtgagcctgtgtaggagaatgtgtaaaagcaAGTTGGcccgacgtttcgatcctagcaggatcttcttcaaaggctaaatgacaagtaacagaagggacaaaaaaaaaacgcacaaatgataaaaatgaaatgaaaaactgaaacacaagaatacaagtacaaatacaGCTGCTCTAGTATACTATTTACAGCAGAATAACTATTTGAAGTCAGCCAACTGCTACTTCAACTATATTCTGTATAATTATATCTAATGTCGTGGTTCTGGGAATGTCGTCACTGTACTATCACTAAACGTTAGTAACATGGTGGTCTGCGTGCAacgcaggcgcggcggaacgggaaaattattgggggggggggggctaatatgtggagactatctaagcggagcgccaccatcggttggcgcggagcgtacaagaaaattttgggttttttcaatcccccagatggccggaaacggcacttcccgagtgttttatgctgcgactacctagccctaaaatatgggtctcatgcctgcaatttctcagattgcacgtaaaagtctgtaaaaacattgtaatttgtacattcgatggtgttttaagagagtagctattactcgtagtgtacttgcaaagacgtttttgagtgtagtaagggcagtggcggagctaggggtattggtcagggggggggcaagaatggtctgtaggggcgctttcgacactatctaagcggagcgccaccacaggttgtcgcggagcgtacagaaaatttttgagtaaagttactccctagattgcaggaaatgaccctttccgggccttgctaatttgcagataaacggagaataaataggtgtcgtcgccattttgtcggaaaattacaccaacagaatatgacaaatgtcaataggtatatgagagcgcaataaaatagtcaataatcgcgaataagttaaaagtagtgaaaatctgaaaagggcgccagcagtccatttgagtccgtcaggagggggggggggatccaccccctgactgtatatatggacgctccgccactaagtaaggggatgttggagaactggctgaaatgaggcaagtcattggcctaagacgaagttgtgttacgcttaccggtactcacactcactgcttccacttttcacggggcgtgaagacgcggttggggtgacaatgtggtctatagccaggggacgggccgagggaccagggtcccccagtaattactaaaattattacacctatatagtatacgtgtgcatcggacagatcgacaagtatgcattgaaaaatgggcagatgcacgtttcggagccttaaggtaaatattggggggggggcttatcatgcatttgccccctcaactttttcattgggggctgagccccccccccccccaatccccccggttccgccgccactggtgcAACGTGTGCATTGACGATACTACTAGCCTACTAATCGGTACTTTGATACGTACCTGGTAATGGTAAAGTGGTAGGCTAGGCTCACGCAGTATAGTTGTGACGTCATGCATGTGATTCCGAGCTTACAGGGCGTACAGGGTCTTAGCGATAATCAGGACGATCTAGCTGAGTAGCTCCGCGATCAGTCGGGACATGTGCGACAGGCTTAAAGTTTGAATTTCTCTCCAAACAAAAAACGGCcacagcacccccccccccctccaacctaCATGAGAGTCGGCTTCACATAGACCTGGGCCACATCATTTCTTTATAAAATACTGGATCCTTTTCTGCAATTAAGTACTCACCCACTTTCTTGGATATACCCCAGTAACTCGTGATCCGAAGGCGAGTCTAACGGAGACGACTTGGGTGTGAATCGAGAAAGTTTGAACAATGGTCGTTCATAAACGTCAGTACATTCTAAACGCGGGACAACATTCTCACTTTCCTCACAGTGTCGTGTAAGATCCGTGACCACTAACACCTTGAAAAAACAATGCAATGCAAAGAGAGAGATGTCTGGTAGTGTCGACTCATagtaatataaaatatgtaaaatgtgAATGCACAGTTATATATTTGAGCTTTATTACGCACGCTTAGAGCTCACTTCCATACAGGTTTATAGACCTATGCTAAATGCATGTTTATGCTAGATCCGTGCCCTCGGGAACACAGACgccaaaaacaaatttcaatgaGTTTTAATGGTCAAGTTACGCACCTTTTAAGTCATTTAGAAGAGCCTATTATATTATGTCTataatgctcctttaaggctaaataaACAATGAAATCTGCTTATTGGTACAGGCCTAAATCTGAACCATATTTACATCTTTTATAAAAGAAATTATTACATCAACTAAAGCATGTTTCTtgaacttcatataaacaatagAGCACACTAGGATTCAACACTCATTGTCGAACGAATTTGTGatgcattgtaaatatattatttatttccaaTTGAGTATTGTGTAACACTTGAGGAAATACGACCTAATTGTATATGTGCTAGATTTAATTGTCCAGTCACTTTCACTGATGAGCCTCGGTCATTTTCTCATAAGCTGAAAAGGTTACCGTAAAAACGcaagctgattttttttttttttttttggacagtCTACAATATCTTGTATGCCGAATGTGATTCACATTCTTATATAACCTATAGAAATACTGACAGGAAATTTGGAGAAGATTTGGAGATAAATTTTGGGAGGTCAATATTGATGAGTATGATAAATTTACCGTTTCGTTGTTCTTGTCGGTGACCTGGAATTTTTTCCATGGACTAAACCTACACGTAGAGAAATCTTGGCTGATTGTAAAGGATTCCAGATTCACTAAGCACTCGAACCCGGGCAAGTAGACAGTATCACTTTTTCCACTGTAGGAATTAGTCCTCTGATTCTggaagcaagaaaaaaaaaaaaaaaaaaacgtccatATACTAGAAAAATGGTGGAACTGGAGAGACATGGATGATGCCAAATACATGATGATGGATGTTACCAAATGACATGGATGTTACCCATGATGGATGTTACCAAATGATGGATGTTACCAAAAGACATGGATGATGTATGTTACCAAATACACGGACAGAACAATGTTTACAAATAGTGTATCGCAATTATATACGCATAATGGATGAATGAAGGTGGTTAAGACAAAACAGGAAAATCCATTAGCGTACGACAGCTTATGACGCCAGAcgagagaggggtggggtggggaaggtgGGTGGAgggcgaggggaggggagggaagagCTATAGGTGGAGGGGGATTTATAGGGGCATTAATACTTTATGCAGCTTCTCttctacaaaaaaacaaaatatacaggTTCATTGAGATTATGAAGAAAGGCAAAGCAGTCTGCATGTATCCTAAACTGTATTGTTATATCTTTGGTGTGATACATATATACGCAAACTGTGAATTTCTACGAGACTTTGGCAGCCATGTATCTTAACATTGCCCGTGCTTTATAATATTGAAGTCAGTTGCAATTTGAATTCTTAAAAGGATATTACATGAtgtgtttgttttcttcagATAGATGAAGAAACTAACAAATTATACAAGAAAACAGAATGGTTACATTTGCTTTCAAGTTTGACTTGTTTTTGCTCAAAGGTTCGAGGTATTGATAGTTATATCTTTCGTTCATGATTATGTACCATTgatgaacttgaagcaagcaagAGCGATGTTAAATTCGTTCGATGACAACTAGgtgttgtttctgttttttgggCTTGATTGTACACTCTTTTATTTAGACCTTAAACTGGGGTTCCAATTACAACCTCACCAAGGAAGTGCATCACTTATGCCATACGCTAATAAAGAGGTGGGTATGCAATgctaaaaaataatcataattgtAAGCAGTGTCAACCCATATCTATACAGACTACCATTAAGATACGAAGATTTTGGTTTATAAATAAAACCATGTTAGCCCCAACGTCCACCTCCAACCTCCCTCAACCTCCACTTACCTTCCCCTACCTCCCCCAACCTTCCCCACCCACCACCGTCAATCTCTACCACTTGGTATAGCTGCTGTTATGAAGCAAAAGTAACATCATTTGAGTCCATCCTTACTTCTCCCCACAGAAGCTATATTTATTACGTGTATGAGCTTAATAGGTTTCGTATACATACTCACTGTGTTCGGGGAACAGCCGTTAAATGACGGCACCTGAGAAATAGGTGGGGAAACTGATCTAACGTTAGTGGTCACCTGTGACAGATGTGATGTTTCGCTAcccatgttgctgttgttggtATTTGCCTCTGTATATATTCTGTTAATAAAAGTTAAATACTGCTCAGTGATGATGCCTCTTGTCCCAAAtggaaaaacgaaaaaaaagaaaacacgaacaacaataatttttttaacaGTCGACACCGTTATTTGATCGACATCGTTACATtccaggagtgttagctcagtggttaacgccggtgccttccaatccaataaggtccccggttcgagtcactccaagattaatatatgtcgtccagttacagagttgttgacaattgacaattcataatcatggacgttaaatatgaatgcaagagactgactttggtcagcttgcggctttgataagctaataaggcttcttcgcgagttccttctaattgcaggaggatctaaaatacaaacatacatactgtagtgtGGTCTCTAGCTTTTATGTCTTTTTTATCTCCACAAGAACTTCTTCTACGACtggtatggcgggccatcagtctcaaatcgtggggaatcgacttataccgatttaaatcgacatataccaatttcctttgacttataccagtttccagcagcttaaattgacttctaccgatttgaATCGACATAGCTACCAATTttaatcgacatataccaatttaaatcgatgatatgtcaatatAAATCGGTATaggtcaatttaaatcgacatataccagtttatatcgatgatatgtcgtattaaatcggtagaagtcaatttccttatacttataccagtttctagcaactcaaattgacatatacctatttaaatcgacttatcatcgatttagctcattaacatattccaaatcccgatttcggtgatgattgacatgtatTCACCTTTTGCCACCCTCTCTACGTAGACAATCATAATAAGAATAGTAAATTTACACAAAATAAGGCTACGTTACCCGAAACTTGCTATCACCGTACTCCTAGATCAACGCACGAAATATATTTCACTTAAATATTCAGGCTGAAATGTCGGAAATGCTTGCAAAGATGACAAGGTTGATTGGAAGCGTACACAGTGCTTTATAGTCACTCCTTGTCTGCAAGCTGCCTATCCAGTTGTTTCGTGCTATACTAAGTGCTCATGTCATTTCGCTAAAAAAAGATCCCGGAAAACATTTCGCAATGAGATTTCATGCTAAGTTTTGTGTAGAAACACATTGTGCAACAATGATTCCCCACTACGTAGGCCACCTGGGATTCCCCACACGTACACTGCTCTGATTGGTCACAATGGCATTGTGCGCAACCTTTTACTGCCATAACAACACGAAGGTAGATTTGACTAGCAAGATATTCTGTCCGGCTAATAAACTTCATGTGTTGGCAGccacaatttcctaatgctagtACCTCtataaactgtactccaatatcatgctctcaaagcactggtattgacggtacaaacagttcctaaccttgaccTGATAGGAACATAATATTCATAcggctcgtactgacaatacgagtgctctgaagcgggacatgacactacagtttagaaaaaaattgtcccaactgggtggtgTTGGGTTGACTTGTATCTTTATGCAAATAGACCACACATGCCAGGTATTATTCATcataccacccctccccctcccctaagacAGGGAGATAGATGTAGAAAAGTAGAACGGTTGGCTGTGCCGGCAACGAATTATCAAATTTTAAACTGTACGTTCAAGTATAATATAGTAGAACGCTATTTGTCGAACATCAAGCTTTTCATTCTTGTCTCTATTTGTAAAACCTTGAATCTTAATTAATGTCTTAGTTCCTAGAGCGCTGTTTTCACAGGGCCGAGGGGAGGTGGGAGGATGGATCGAGGGGAGGTGGGGAGTGGGAGGATGGAtcgaggggaggtgggggataAATGTGACACATAATATTATCTCTTTGTTAATCGTAAAGTATATCATCATCAGGCTGAACCTCGCACCCGAAACAAAATGCAGATTTTATGCCATCCTTCATTAGCTACAGAGGTAACCAGTAATGGTTCATCACTGCCtttgcatgcatgcggaattttctaaaaaataagtttaagagaaagaataataaaagtaaggtaactttctttattttcagtttcaaaACATACAAATTAATGCCGAATTATATTCATAGAAAGTCATTTTTCGTAAGTTCTATAAGAAGATACTTTTGAGAAGTGCATGGTTTTCTTTCCCATAAATAGGGCTTAATGCATCACGTTTCAAGGATAACTTAACAAGACGATTACAACAGCCTATATAC from Apostichopus japonicus isolate 1M-3 chromosome 19, ASM3797524v1, whole genome shotgun sequence carries:
- the LOC139960532 gene encoding uncharacterized protein; translation: MGSETSHLSQVTTNVRSVSPPISQVPSFNGCSPNTNQRTNSYSGKSDTVYLPGFECLVNLESFTISQDFSTCRFSPWKKFQVTDKNNETVLVVTDLTRHCEESENVVPRLECTDVYERPLFKLSRFTPKSSPLDSPSDHELLGYIQESGSNFKVLSSKQQEVLNALTKSDSKITTIMKGNEKEEVGSLSRHDGDKITGHIAKDLDIALKACILARAIDSLLGKSRFF